One Simonsiella muelleri ATCC 29453 DNA window includes the following coding sequences:
- a CDS encoding DUF805 domain-containing protein: MNWFIDALKNAVNFSGRARRKAYWMFVLFYVIFAFVAGVLDGILGTVNPKTGMGVIGGLYIFLMLLPLIALSIRRLHDTDRSGWWFLINFVPLIGGLVFFVFTLLEGTRGDNRFGPDPKAGE; the protein is encoded by the coding sequence ATGAATTGGTTTATTGATGCTTTGAAAAATGCGGTTAATTTTAGTGGTCGTGCACGCCGTAAAGCGTATTGGATGTTTGTGTTATTTTATGTGATTTTTGCTTTTGTGGCTGGTGTTTTAGATGGGATTTTAGGCACGGTGAATCCGAAGACAGGCATGGGTGTGATTGGTGGCTTGTACATTTTCTTAATGTTATTGCCGCTTATTGCATTGTCTATTCGCCGTTTGCATGATACCGACCGTTCGGGTTGGTGGTTTTTGATTAACTTTGTGCCTTTAATTGGTGGTTTGGTTTTCTTTGTATTTACTTTGTTGGAAGGCACACGTGGCGACAATCGTTTTGGTCCCGATCCCAAAGCTGGTGAGTAG
- a CDS encoding transporter substrate-binding domain-containing protein produces the protein MLKQTIFCAAVTLLLAACGGQDNQATTPKSVSDSLLDKINNKQTLFVGTMGTYPPFTYHEKDGKLTGYDVEVTRAVAKKLGVSVEFKETPWDAMMAGLKAERFDLVANQVALTSPERQAMFDKAEPYSWSGKMIVARHDHAPISKLEDIKGIKTAVMLASNYDEIAKKMGADLVHTDTMAQGLINVQQKRAEITLNDELSLLDYLKKNPNSGLKSVWRTPAEEKLGAGLVMNKDNDEALQKINNAMKELKADGTLKKLGEQFFGEDVSNK, from the coding sequence ATGTTGAAACAAACAATTTTTTGTGCTGCGGTAACTTTATTGCTGGCGGCTTGTGGTGGACAGGACAATCAGGCGACTACGCCAAAAAGTGTTTCTGATAGTTTGCTAGATAAAATCAATAATAAACAAACTTTGTTTGTGGGAACAATGGGAACTTACCCGCCGTTTACTTATCATGAAAAAGACGGTAAATTAACGGGTTATGATGTGGAGGTTACACGCGCGGTTGCCAAGAAATTAGGCGTTTCAGTGGAATTTAAAGAAACACCTTGGGATGCCATGATGGCTGGTTTGAAAGCAGAGCGTTTTGATTTGGTTGCCAATCAAGTTGCTCTGACCTCGCCAGAACGCCAAGCCATGTTTGATAAAGCCGAACCGTATAGCTGGAGCGGAAAAATGATTGTGGCGCGTCATGACCATGCGCCAATCAGTAAATTGGAAGACATTAAAGGCATCAAAACTGCTGTGATGCTGGCATCTAATTATGATGAAATCGCGAAAAAAATGGGCGCAGATTTGGTTCATACAGACACCATGGCGCAAGGTTTGATAAACGTTCAACAAAAACGTGCTGAAATCACATTGAATGACGAATTGTCATTATTGGATTATTTGAAAAAAAATCCGAATTCGGGTTTGAAATCGGTTTGGCGTACCCCTGCTGAAGAAAAATTGGGTGCAGGTTTGGTGATGAACAAAGACAATGACGAAGCCTTGCAAAAAATCAATAATGCCATGAAAGAATTGAAAGCAGATGGCACATTGAAAAAATTAGGCGAGCAATTTTTTGGCGAAGACGTGAGCAACAAATAG
- the pdxH gene encoding pyridoxamine 5'-phosphate oxidase, whose product MDLHNIRQDYSKQELSPEQCASNPITQFEIWLQDAMHAQVPEPTAMNVASVDVDGRPSSRVVLLKEVNAEGFVFFSNYHSRKGQALAANPFAALNFFWAELERQVRVEGKVFRLPEKLSDEYFASRPYTSRVGAWASEQSHVIESKSVLLARAAMFATKHPLNVPRPPHWGGYLVQPDCVEFWQGRPSRLHDRVRYRLVDGAWIRERLAP is encoded by the coding sequence ATGGATTTACACAATATTCGCCAAGATTACAGCAAACAAGAATTATCGCCCGAACAGTGTGCCAGTAATCCCATTACCCAATTTGAAATTTGGTTGCAAGATGCGATGCACGCGCAAGTGCCTGAACCGACTGCGATGAATGTTGCCAGCGTTGATGTGGACGGGCGACCCAGTAGTCGTGTGGTTTTGTTGAAAGAAGTCAATGCAGAAGGTTTTGTTTTTTTTAGTAATTACCACAGCCGAAAAGGGCAAGCATTGGCAGCCAATCCCTTTGCTGCGTTGAATTTTTTTTGGGCGGAATTGGAGCGACAAGTACGCGTGGAAGGCAAAGTGTTCAGGCTGCCTGAAAAGTTGTCGGACGAATATTTTGCCAGTCGCCCTTATACCAGCCGTGTGGGTGCTTGGGCAAGTGAGCAAAGTCATGTTATTGAAAGTAAATCAGTTTTATTGGCACGTGCTGCCATGTTTGCTACCAAACACCCTTTAAATGTACCACGTCCACCGCATTGGGGAGGCTATTTGGTGCAACCTGATTGCGTGGAATTTTGGCAAGGGCGACCCAGCCGTTTGCATGACAGGGTGCGTTATCGTTTGGTTGATGGTGCGTGGATTCGGGAACGGCTTGCGCCTTAA
- the ispF gene encoding 2-C-methyl-D-erythritol 2,4-cyclodiphosphate synthase yields MNIRIGQGYDVHQLIENRKLILGGVHIPFEKGLLGHSDADALLHAITDALLGAAGLGDIGTHFPDNATEFKDADSRILLRHAYAEVQKLGWSLVNLDSTIIAQQPKLKPYIPTMRQNLAADLGLPESCINIKGKTNEKLGYLGRMEAIEAQAIVLLEKK; encoded by the coding sequence ATGAATATTCGCATCGGACAAGGTTACGATGTCCATCAACTTATTGAAAACAGAAAATTAATTTTAGGCGGTGTCCACATTCCATTTGAAAAAGGTTTGCTAGGGCATTCAGATGCAGACGCATTATTACACGCCATTACAGATGCGTTATTGGGGGCAGCAGGTTTAGGCGACATCGGCACGCATTTTCCCGACAATGCCACCGAATTCAAAGACGCAGACAGCCGCATTTTGTTGCGCCACGCCTACGCCGAAGTACAAAAATTAGGCTGGAGTTTGGTCAATTTGGACAGCACCATCATCGCCCAACAACCCAAATTAAAACCGTATATCCCAACCATGCGCCAAAATCTCGCGGCTGATTTGGGGCTGCCTGAAAGCTGTATCAACATCAAAGGTAAAACCAACGAAAAATTAGGATATCTCGGTCGCATGGAAGCAATCGAAGCACAAGCAATTGTTTTGTTAGAGAAAAAATAA